Proteins encoded together in one Candidatus Methylomirabilota bacterium window:
- the tatA gene encoding twin-arginine translocase TatA/TatE family subunit: MFGLGAQELIVILLIALVLFGGAKIPELGRSLGQAIREFKKGTDEPEAQPAAKEGEPKGGSS, from the coding sequence ATGTTTGGTCTGGGAGCGCAGGAGCTGATCGTCATTCTCCTCATCGCCCTCGTCCTCTTCGGCGGCGCGAAGATTCCGGAGCTGGGTCGCTCGCTCGGGCAGGCGATTCGCGAGTTCAAGAAGGGCACGGACGAGCCCGAGGCCCAGCCCGCCGCCAAGGAGGGCGAGCCCAAAGGCGGCAGTTCCTGA